A single genomic interval of Pseudomonas sp. FeN3W harbors:
- the folE gene encoding GTP cyclohydrolase I FolE yields the protein MSLEQHYTAILGQLGEDVSREGLLDTPKRAAKAMQYLCKGYQQTLEEVTNGALFTSDNSEMVLVKNIELYSLCEHHMLPFIGKAHVAYLPNGKVLGLSKVARIVDMYARRLQIQENLTREIAEAMQQVTGASGVAVVIEAQHMCMMMRGVEKQNSSMVTSVMLGQFRDSAATRSEFLGLVK from the coding sequence ATGTCCCTGGAACAACACTACACCGCGATCCTCGGCCAACTCGGCGAGGACGTTAGCCGCGAAGGCCTGCTCGACACGCCCAAGCGCGCCGCCAAAGCCATGCAGTACCTGTGCAAGGGCTATCAGCAAACCCTCGAGGAAGTCACCAACGGCGCACTGTTCACGTCAGATAACAGCGAGATGGTGCTGGTCAAGAATATCGAGCTGTACTCGCTGTGCGAGCATCACATGCTGCCTTTCATCGGCAAGGCGCACGTTGCGTATCTTCCCAATGGCAAGGTACTCGGCCTCTCGAAGGTCGCTCGCATCGTGGATATGTATGCGCGCCGCCTGCAGATTCAGGAAAACCTGACTCGTGAAATCGCCGAGGCGATGCAGCAGGTTACCGGCGCATCAGGTGTGGCGGTGGTCATCGAAGCCCAGCACATGTGCATGATGATGCGCGGCGTGGAAAAGCAGAACTCGTCGATGGTCACATCGGTGATGCTGGGTCAGTTCCGCGATAGCGCCGCGACCCGCAGCGAGTTTCTCGGCTTGGTGAAATAG
- a CDS encoding bifunctional 4-hydroxy-2-oxoglutarate aldolase/2-dehydro-3-deoxy-phosphogluconate aldolase, producing MTMDQKNALIERICADARILPVITIGSEEQILPLADALAAGGLRTLEITLRSSHGLTAIRRLREERPDLCIGAGTVLDRRMMDEVEAAGAQFIVTPGSTREILEAGVSCSVPLLPGTSSASDVMEGYALGYRRFKLFPAEICGGIAALKALGGPFADVRFCPTGGVNAANAAQYLALANVMCVGGTWMIDGASLRSGDWAGIQRRTAQALAALV from the coding sequence ATGACCATGGACCAGAAGAACGCTCTGATCGAACGAATCTGTGCAGATGCGCGGATCCTGCCGGTCATCACCATCGGTAGCGAAGAGCAGATCCTGCCTCTTGCTGACGCATTGGCCGCTGGCGGCCTTCGTACGCTGGAGATCACCCTGCGATCCAGTCATGGCCTGACAGCCATTCGACGGCTCCGTGAAGAGCGTCCTGATCTTTGTATCGGCGCTGGTACCGTTCTGGACCGACGCATGATGGATGAAGTGGAGGCGGCGGGGGCGCAGTTCATCGTCACACCCGGCTCCACGCGGGAAATCCTGGAAGCGGGGGTGAGCTGCTCGGTGCCACTGCTGCCAGGTACCAGTAGCGCATCGGATGTTATGGAGGGCTACGCGCTGGGTTATCGCCGCTTCAAGCTCTTCCCGGCAGAGATCTGTGGCGGCATCGCTGCGCTGAAGGCGCTCGGCGGCCCCTTTGCCGACGTGCGTTTCTGCCCGACCGGCGGCGTAAACGCAGCAAACGCCGCGCAATATCTGGCCCTGGCGAACGTGATGTGCGTCGGCGGCACCTGGATGATCGACGGTGCGAGCCTCCGCTCGGGCGACTGGGCCGGCATTCAACGACGCACCGCTCAGGCACTGGCCGCACTAGTGTAA
- a CDS encoding MarR family transcriptional regulator has product MPDLKKSAVQRQIMESFFLGYQAFTAKPDEMLARRGLSRVHHRILFFIASYPDLSVKELLSYLGVSKQALNTPLRQLIEMHLVESLTAEDDKRKRMLRFTAEGAKLEQALRREQVRLLQRAFNDVGEQAVDGWLVVNQALAMEKARG; this is encoded by the coding sequence ATGCCTGACCTAAAAAAAAGCGCAGTGCAGCGCCAGATCATGGAGAGCTTCTTTCTCGGCTATCAGGCCTTCACGGCCAAGCCTGACGAAATGCTCGCCCGCCGCGGCCTATCCCGCGTGCATCACCGCATTCTTTTCTTTATCGCCAGCTACCCGGACCTGAGCGTCAAGGAGTTGCTGAGCTATCTCGGTGTCTCCAAGCAGGCACTGAATACACCGCTACGCCAGTTAATCGAAATGCACCTGGTGGAGAGCCTGACTGCAGAGGATGACAAGCGAAAGCGCATGCTGCGCTTTACCGCAGAGGGGGCAAAGCTGGAGCAGGCCTTGCGCAGGGAACAGGTCCGTCTGCTTCAACGGGCCTTCAATGATGTCGGCGAGCAAGCCGTGGATGGCTGGCTGGTAGTCAACCAGGCACTTGCCATGGAAAAGGCCAGAGGCTAG
- the zwf gene encoding glucose-6-phosphate dehydrogenase, giving the protein MPGIMVEPITFSLFGALGDLALRKLFPALYQLDRAGLLHADTQILALSRESGEPATHKARIEQALRTRVPAGELDEQALDRFSVRLHYLAMDFRRPEGYTALCDCVPAEQPLIAYFATPAAVYGDICRFLAAAGLAEQARVVLEKPIGHDLASSRVINDAVAEHFPESRIYRIDHYLGKETVQNLIALRFANSLFETQWDQHHISHVEITVAETVGIEGRWGYFDQAGQLRDMVQNHLLQLLCLIAMDPPSNLTADSIRDEKVKVLKALAPITAESLHQRVVRGQYAAGNVAGVSVPGYLDEENSNAESSTETFVALRADICNWRWSGVPFYLRTGKRMAQKLSQIVIHFKEPPFYIFAPEQRALISNRLIIRLQPDEGISLQVMTKEQGLDKGMHLRSGPLQLNFSETYKSTRIPDAYERLLLEVMQGNQNLFVRRDEIEYAWHWCDQLIEGWNRLGAELKLYPAGSWGPVASIALITRDGRAWYGDL; this is encoded by the coding sequence ATGCCAGGCATTATGGTAGAACCCATCACATTCTCGTTGTTCGGCGCCCTGGGCGACCTGGCGTTGCGCAAGCTGTTTCCCGCGCTGTATCAGTTGGATCGCGCCGGCCTGCTACATGCCGATACCCAGATCCTGGCGCTATCGCGTGAGAGCGGTGAGCCGGCCACACACAAGGCGCGAATCGAGCAGGCATTGCGTACGCGTGTTCCTGCGGGCGAGCTGGATGAGCAGGCCCTCGATCGCTTCAGCGTCCGGCTGCACTATCTGGCGATGGATTTTCGTCGCCCCGAGGGTTACACCGCGCTATGTGACTGCGTGCCGGCCGAGCAACCCCTGATCGCCTATTTCGCGACGCCCGCGGCGGTCTACGGTGACATCTGCAGGTTCCTGGCTGCGGCAGGGCTCGCCGAGCAGGCGCGGGTCGTTCTGGAAAAGCCCATCGGCCATGATCTGGCGTCTTCGCGCGTCATCAACGATGCGGTCGCCGAGCACTTTCCCGAGAGTCGCATCTATCGCATCGATCACTATCTGGGCAAGGAAACGGTCCAGAACCTCATAGCGCTGCGCTTCGCCAATAGCCTGTTCGAGACGCAGTGGGACCAGCATCATATCTCCCATGTAGAAATCACCGTGGCCGAAACGGTCGGCATCGAAGGACGCTGGGGCTATTTCGACCAGGCCGGCCAACTGCGTGACATGGTCCAGAACCATTTGCTGCAACTGCTCTGCCTGATCGCCATGGACCCGCCGAGCAATCTGACCGCCGACAGCATCCGCGATGAGAAGGTGAAGGTGCTCAAGGCGCTGGCACCGATCACTGCCGAATCCCTTCATCAGCGGGTGGTGCGGGGCCAGTACGCCGCCGGCAACGTTGCGGGCGTTTCGGTGCCAGGCTATTTGGACGAAGAGAACTCGAACGCTGAAAGCAGTACGGAAACCTTCGTCGCGTTGCGTGCCGATATCTGCAACTGGCGCTGGTCGGGCGTACCGTTCTATCTGCGTACCGGCAAACGCATGGCGCAGAAGCTTTCGCAGATCGTGATTCATTTCAAGGAGCCACCGTTCTACATCTTCGCCCCTGAGCAGCGAGCGCTGATCAGCAATCGCCTGATCATTCGACTGCAGCCTGACGAGGGCATCTCGCTGCAGGTGATGACCAAGGAGCAGGGATTGGACAAAGGCATGCATCTGCGCAGCGGACCCTTGCAGCTGAATTTCTCCGAGACCTACAAGAGCACGCGCATTCCAGATGCCTATGAGCGTCTTCTGCTTGAGGTCATGCAGGGCAACCAGAACCTCTTTGTGCGCAGGGATGAAATCGAGTACGCATGGCATTGGTGCGATCAGCTGATCGAGGGCTGGAATCGTCTCGGCGCAGAGCTCAAGCTTTATCCCGCTGGCTCCTGGGGGCCAGTTGCTTCGATTGCACTGATCACACGCGACGGGAGGGCGTGGTATGGCGATCTCTGA
- a CDS encoding cysteine hydrolase family protein translates to MTKPQTMLQLSGRSYNPATLTNATLLVIDVQEEYRSGVLALPALDRALPEITRLLAAAREAGAPIVHVHHLGISGGLFDPQGFRGQIMPEAAPLPGEAVVAKRLPNAFSGTELHELLQKLGHLDLIVCGFMTHSSISTTVRAAKDYGYRCTLVDSACATRNLPMGEGSIDAEQVHRIEMTILADNFAVCVQDAAALAR, encoded by the coding sequence ATGACCAAGCCACAGACCATGCTTCAGCTCAGTGGCCGCAGCTATAACCCGGCGACGCTGACGAATGCCACCTTGCTGGTCATCGATGTGCAGGAAGAGTACCGCAGTGGTGTTCTTGCCCTGCCTGCCCTGGATCGGGCACTTCCGGAAATCACCCGTTTGCTGGCAGCCGCGCGCGAAGCTGGCGCGCCGATCGTGCACGTGCATCACCTGGGTATCAGCGGTGGCCTTTTCGATCCGCAGGGCTTCCGTGGGCAGATCATGCCGGAAGCGGCACCGCTGCCCGGAGAGGCAGTGGTTGCCAAACGCTTGCCGAACGCCTTCTCCGGCACCGAGCTCCACGAACTGCTGCAGAAACTGGGTCATCTGGATTTGATCGTTTGCGGCTTCATGACCCACTCCAGCATCAGCACAACGGTTCGGGCTGCCAAGGATTACGGCTATCGCTGCACCCTGGTGGACAGCGCCTGTGCCACACGCAATCTGCCGATGGGCGAAGGCAGCATCGATGCCGAACAGGTGCACCGCATCGAGATGACCATTCTTGCCGACAACTTTGCCGTTTGCGTGCAAGACGCTGCGGCGCTGGCGCGCTGA
- a CDS encoding YciK family oxidoreductase: MFEYSARPDLLAGRIILVTGAGRGIGEAAAKAYAAHGATVLLLGKNEDNLNRVYDDIEAAGHPCPAVIPFNLETALPHQYDELAAMIEREFGHLDGLLHNAAIVGPRTPLEQLSGDNFMRVMQVNVNAMFMLTSTLLPLLKLAKDASVIFTSSSVGRKGRAYWGAYAVSKFATEGLMQVLADEVDDTAAVRANSVNPGATRTDMRAKAYPGENPLVNPLPEEIMPVYLYLMGPDSIGVNGQALDAQ; this comes from the coding sequence ATGTTCGAGTATTCCGCCCGCCCCGACTTGCTCGCAGGGCGCATCATTCTGGTTACGGGAGCCGGCCGCGGTATCGGAGAAGCTGCCGCGAAAGCCTATGCAGCACACGGGGCAACCGTACTGCTGCTTGGCAAGAATGAAGACAACCTGAACCGGGTTTACGATGACATCGAAGCCGCGGGCCATCCTTGTCCTGCCGTTATTCCGTTCAATCTGGAAACCGCACTGCCGCACCAGTACGACGAACTGGCCGCCATGATCGAACGTGAGTTCGGTCATCTCGACGGCCTTTTGCACAACGCTGCGATCGTTGGTCCGCGGACACCGCTTGAGCAGTTGTCCGGCGACAACTTCATGCGCGTGATGCAAGTGAATGTAAACGCGATGTTCATGTTGACGAGCACCCTGCTGCCGCTGCTGAAGTTAGCCAAGGACGCTTCGGTGATCTTCACGTCGAGCAGCGTCGGCCGCAAGGGACGCGCATATTGGGGCGCCTACGCTGTATCGAAGTTTGCCACCGAAGGGCTGATGCAGGTGCTGGCGGATGAAGTGGATGACACCGCTGCGGTCCGCGCCAACAGCGTCAATCCGGGGGCCACTCGTACCGACATGCGCGCGAAGGCTTATCCCGGCGAGAACCCGCTGGTGAACCCGCTCCCCGAGGAAATCATGCCTGTCTATCTGTACCTGATGGGCCCGGACAGCATCGGCGTGAATGGCCAGGCGCTGGACGCGCAATAA
- the prmB gene encoding 50S ribosomal protein L3 N(5)-glutamine methyltransferase, which yields MTASLSRLRTLRDHIRWAVSRFQAEQLFFGHGTDNAWDDARQLVLGALHLPWEMADSYLDCRLELDECEHLQELLRRRIEERVPTAYLLGQAWFCGLPFIVDERVLIPRSPIAELIEHRFEPWLPDTPKRILDLCAGSGCIGIACAYEFLKAEVVLADLSFDAIEVANRNIEHHGLEERVYTVQSDGFDGLPNQRFDLIVSNPPYVDAEDFDDMPAEFHHEPALGLACGEDGLDLVRRMLAEAADHLTEDGILIVEVGNSQVHVQALYPEVDFTWLEFSRGGHGVFLLAAQQCRKHQALFRARLAGN from the coding sequence GTGACCGCTTCGCTCTCCCGCTTGCGTACGCTGCGTGACCATATCCGCTGGGCCGTCAGCCGGTTTCAGGCGGAGCAGTTGTTCTTCGGCCATGGCACCGACAATGCCTGGGATGATGCGCGCCAGTTGGTGCTGGGTGCGCTGCACCTGCCATGGGAAATGGCTGACAGCTATCTGGACTGCCGACTCGAACTTGACGAGTGCGAGCATCTACAGGAACTGCTGCGTCGCCGTATCGAGGAGCGTGTGCCGACCGCTTATCTCCTTGGGCAAGCCTGGTTCTGCGGCTTGCCCTTTATCGTAGACGAGCGCGTGCTGATTCCACGTTCGCCGATTGCTGAGTTGATCGAGCATCGCTTCGAACCCTGGCTGCCCGACACGCCCAAGCGGATTCTCGATCTGTGCGCAGGGTCAGGCTGCATCGGCATCGCTTGCGCTTACGAGTTTCTCAAGGCCGAGGTGGTGCTCGCTGACCTGTCGTTCGATGCGATCGAGGTGGCCAACCGAAACATCGAGCATCACGGACTCGAAGAGCGGGTTTATACCGTGCAAAGCGATGGTTTCGACGGGCTGCCAAACCAACGTTTCGATCTGATCGTTTCCAATCCTCCCTATGTCGATGCCGAAGATTTCGACGACATGCCCGCTGAGTTTCATCACGAACCGGCCCTGGGCCTGGCATGCGGTGAAGACGGACTGGATCTGGTGCGACGTATGCTCGCCGAAGCCGCGGATCACCTCACTGAGGATGGCATCCTGATCGTCGAAGTGGGAAATAGTCAGGTTCATGTCCAGGCTCTTTATCCCGAGGTGGATTTCACCTGGCTGGAGTTCTCGCGCGGGGGGCATGGCGTCTTCCTGCTCGCAGCGCAGCAGTGCCGAAAGCATCAGGCCCTGTTCCGCGCACGCCTCGCAGGAAACTGA
- the pgl gene encoding 6-phosphogluconolactonase, producing MAISELDLPTGVVAHSLANPQRQAELMADNVAKALAYAVQTHGIACLVVSGGRSPIAFFEALSTRELNWSKVQISLADERWVPVTEPASNEGLVRRHLLQNAAREARLIGLYHPAESVEQAASFGDHALAQLQRPIDVLILGMGDDGHTASLFPGNPNLPHALRDDCPERCLPMQAPVDPQARLTMTYPLLAGARMQCLAIQGADKLETLRAALNVDPLQMPIRAFLHSPLEIYWCP from the coding sequence ATGGCGATCTCTGAACTGGATCTTCCTACCGGTGTGGTGGCACATAGTTTGGCCAATCCGCAACGGCAGGCCGAACTGATGGCTGACAACGTGGCCAAGGCGCTGGCCTATGCGGTGCAGACCCATGGCATAGCCTGTCTCGTCGTATCCGGTGGGCGCAGTCCGATTGCATTCTTCGAAGCTTTGTCGACACGAGAACTGAACTGGTCGAAGGTGCAGATCAGTCTGGCTGACGAGCGCTGGGTGCCTGTGACCGAACCGGCCAGCAACGAAGGCTTGGTGCGGCGTCATCTGCTGCAGAATGCGGCGCGCGAGGCGCGGCTGATCGGGCTGTACCATCCGGCTGAATCCGTCGAGCAGGCTGCATCGTTCGGCGACCATGCCCTGGCGCAGCTGCAGCGGCCTATCGATGTGCTGATACTGGGAATGGGGGACGATGGTCATACCGCTTCGCTGTTTCCCGGCAACCCGAATCTGCCACATGCGTTGCGCGATGACTGTCCGGAGCGGTGCCTGCCGATGCAGGCGCCGGTCGATCCGCAGGCACGCCTGACGATGACCTATCCGCTGCTCGCTGGTGCTCGAATGCAGTGTCTGGCTATCCAGGGCGCTGACAAGCTCGAAACGCTGCGCGCGGCACTGAATGTCGATCCGTTGCAGATGCCGATTCGCGCATTCCTGCATTCCCCGCTCGAAATCTATTGGTGCCCGTGA
- a CDS encoding Smr/MutS family protein, whose amino-acid sequence MQDDDFSLFQSAVRGVKPIKHDRAEIGKARSNREQIATRRSNATVSNETTRVDGLSDQFVIDVGAEDELYWARDGVQDSQVRKLKAGQIPFEGSLDLHGMSVEKARELLWDFIAEATRLEVRCVRVTHGKAARLDGKRPLIKSHVNTWLRQHPQVLGFTSCLPRHGGTGAIYVMLKRTMLEGRDE is encoded by the coding sequence ATGCAAGACGATGACTTCTCTCTCTTCCAGTCGGCCGTGCGCGGCGTCAAGCCGATCAAGCACGACCGCGCCGAAATCGGCAAAGCGCGCAGCAATCGCGAACAGATCGCGACTCGCCGCAGCAACGCCACCGTCAGCAACGAAACCACACGCGTCGACGGTTTATCGGATCAGTTCGTCATCGACGTAGGCGCCGAAGACGAGCTTTATTGGGCCCGCGACGGGGTGCAGGACAGTCAGGTCCGCAAGCTCAAAGCCGGCCAGATCCCATTCGAGGGAAGCCTCGACCTGCATGGCATGAGCGTCGAGAAAGCCCGGGAGCTGTTATGGGATTTCATCGCCGAAGCGACACGGCTCGAAGTACGCTGCGTCCGCGTGACCCATGGCAAGGCGGCAAGGCTCGACGGCAAGCGGCCACTGATCAAGAGCCACGTCAACACCTGGTTGCGGCAGCATCCGCAAGTGCTCGGCTTCACCTCCTGCCTGCCACGTCATGGCGGTACCGGAGCCATTTACGTGATGCTCAAACGCACCATGCTGGAAGGCCGGGACGAATGA
- a CDS encoding pseudouridine synthase yields the protein MTEHEETSTHVTHGEKLQKVLARLGMASRRDVEKWISEGRVKVNGVVASLGQRVDSHDAIAVDGRLLKREEVSEVVRRVLIYNKPDGEICTRNDPEGRPTVFDRLPRPKEGRWINIGRLDINTTGLLLFTTDGELANRLMHPSYEMDREYAVRVRGEVDDEMIERLKAGVMLEDGPARFTDIQEAPGGEGFNHWYHCVVMEGRNREVRRLWESQGLVVSRLKRVRFGPVFMTSDLPMGRWREMSQTEVDILSQEVGLKPVALPSMKAKAKEKIDRMQRKVAKPLSRGERRPRVLRSSSEADVPASEKPRAPKGGEGGRKPRVSEGRSEKTRGTPVAERPGDARKGGKRKDGAGRPSGPGKRPAGDGQRPGFGRSKRT from the coding sequence ATGACCGAGCACGAAGAAACAAGCACTCACGTTACTCACGGCGAAAAGCTGCAGAAAGTCCTGGCTCGCTTGGGCATGGCGTCGCGTCGCGATGTCGAAAAATGGATTTCCGAAGGTCGCGTCAAGGTCAATGGCGTAGTCGCGAGCCTGGGCCAGCGCGTCGACTCTCATGATGCGATCGCAGTCGACGGCCGCCTGCTCAAGCGGGAAGAGGTCAGCGAAGTAGTCCGCCGTGTACTGATCTACAACAAGCCGGACGGCGAGATCTGCACACGCAACGATCCGGAAGGTCGCCCAACGGTGTTTGACCGTCTGCCGCGCCCGAAGGAGGGGCGGTGGATCAATATCGGTCGTCTCGACATCAACACCACCGGCCTTCTGCTGTTCACCACCGACGGCGAACTGGCCAACCGTCTCATGCATCCTTCTTATGAGATGGACCGCGAGTATGCGGTGCGGGTGCGTGGGGAAGTCGACGACGAGATGATCGAGAGGCTGAAGGCCGGTGTGATGCTGGAAGACGGTCCGGCACGCTTCACTGACATCCAGGAAGCGCCCGGCGGTGAAGGCTTCAATCATTGGTATCACTGCGTGGTGATGGAAGGCCGTAATCGCGAGGTTCGCCGTCTGTGGGAGTCCCAGGGATTGGTCGTAAGTCGATTGAAGCGTGTGCGTTTCGGTCCGGTCTTCATGACCTCCGATCTGCCGATGGGCCGCTGGCGAGAAATGTCGCAAACCGAAGTGGATATTCTCAGCCAGGAGGTTGGGCTCAAGCCGGTTGCATTGCCGAGCATGAAAGCCAAGGCCAAGGAAAAGATCGATCGCATGCAGCGCAAGGTGGCGAAGCCGTTGAGCCGCGGTGAGCGGCGACCTCGCGTGCTGCGTTCGTCAAGCGAGGCCGATGTGCCAGCTTCGGAAAAGCCGCGGGCACCGAAGGGTGGTGAAGGCGGGCGCAAGCCACGTGTCAGCGAAGGGCGTAGTGAAAAAACGCGTGGAACGCCGGTCGCTGAGCGTCCGGGCGACGCGCGTAAAGGTGGTAAGCGTAAGGACGGGGCAGGGCGTCCGTCGGGGCCAGGTAAAAGGCCGGCCGGAGATGGTCAGCGCCCAGGCTTCGGGCGTAGCAAACGCACCTGA
- a CDS encoding PLP-dependent aminotransferase family protein has protein sequence MAFSERITRLKSSLIREILAAAQRPEVMSFAGGLPAEAMLPAVDWAELPAGMGQYGMSEGEPALREAIAAQARALGVPCEASQVLIVSGSQQTLDLASKLFIDSGTEVLVEAPTYLAALQSFQLFGAECLAVPQQADGPDLAALRATLEQHKPAFAYLIPTFQNPSAVRYSEDKRDAVAALLDEFGVTLLEDEPYRELVFDQGSARPIVSRLQRASWIYTGTVSKTLLPGLRVGYLIASPDLFPYLLRLKQSADLHTNRIGQWQALQWLGSERYQAHLAELRDFYRVRRDAMQAALSEHFGDLATWQLPQGGLFFWLTLKQPLDTRTLLDRALANDVVFMPGEPFFVDPDANPGYLRLNFSHVAAERMEEGVRRLAQVIREGAVLQAA, from the coding sequence ATGGCCTTCTCCGAACGTATTACTCGCCTTAAAAGTTCTCTCATTCGTGAAATCCTAGCTGCAGCCCAGCGTCCGGAAGTGATGTCCTTCGCTGGCGGCCTGCCGGCCGAGGCGATGCTGCCCGCGGTCGATTGGGCCGAGCTGCCAGCAGGCATGGGGCAGTACGGCATGAGCGAAGGCGAACCTGCTCTTCGAGAAGCCATTGCGGCGCAGGCACGAGCATTGGGCGTACCCTGTGAGGCGAGCCAGGTGCTGATCGTCAGTGGCTCGCAGCAGACGCTGGATCTCGCGTCGAAGCTGTTTATCGACTCGGGCACAGAAGTGTTGGTTGAGGCGCCAACCTATCTCGCCGCGCTGCAGTCCTTTCAATTGTTCGGAGCCGAATGCCTGGCGGTTCCCCAGCAGGCCGATGGTCCGGATCTGGCTGCTCTGCGCGCCACGCTGGAGCAGCACAAACCTGCTTTCGCCTATCTGATTCCTACGTTCCAGAATCCATCTGCCGTTCGCTACAGCGAAGACAAGCGTGACGCTGTCGCTGCATTACTGGACGAGTTTGGCGTGACGCTGCTCGAGGATGAGCCCTACCGCGAGCTGGTTTTCGATCAGGGCAGTGCCCGGCCCATCGTGTCACGTCTGCAACGAGCAAGCTGGATTTACACCGGCACCGTATCCAAAACGCTGCTGCCCGGGCTGCGCGTCGGCTATCTGATCGCCTCACCGGATCTGTTCCCTTATTTGCTACGACTGAAGCAGTCGGCTGATCTGCACACCAACCGGATCGGGCAGTGGCAGGCGCTGCAGTGGCTGGGTAGCGAGCGGTATCAGGCGCATCTGGCGGAGCTTCGCGATTTCTATCGCGTTCGTCGTGATGCCATGCAGGCTGCGCTCAGCGAGCACTTCGGTGATCTCGCGACCTGGCAGCTGCCGCAGGGAGGGCTGTTCTTCTGGCTGACGCTGAAGCAGCCGCTGGATACGCGAACCCTGCTTGACCGGGCGCTCGCCAATGATGTGGTGTTCATGCCAGGTGAGCCCTTTTTCGTGGACCCGGACGCCAATCCGGGTTATCTGCGGCTGAACTTCAGCCATGTGGCTGCTGAGAGAATGGAAGAAGGGGTGCGTCGTCTGGCGCAGGTCATCCGCGAAGGTGCCGTGCTGCAAGCCGCCTGA
- the mupP gene encoding N-acetylmuramic acid 6-phosphate phosphatase MupP, with amino-acid sequence MRLRAVLFDMDGTLLDTAPDFIAVVQAMRGARGLAPVSEQQVRDVVSGGARAMVLSAFDVDPLSAEFEELRLEFLARYQENCAVHSHLYDGMAELLDEIERANLIWGVVTNKPLRFAEPIMHQLGLASRSAVLICPDHVTKSKPDPEPMLLACSQLDLDPSTVLFVGDDLRDIESGRAAGSRTAAVRYGYIHPEDNPGSWGADVVVDHPLELRQVLDRALCSC; translated from the coding sequence ATGCGCCTGCGAGCTGTTCTGTTCGACATGGACGGTACTCTGCTCGATACCGCCCCCGACTTCATTGCCGTCGTGCAAGCCATGCGAGGCGCCAGGGGACTGGCACCGGTTTCCGAACAACAGGTTCGTGATGTCGTGTCAGGCGGAGCGAGGGCCATGGTGCTCAGCGCTTTCGATGTCGACCCGCTATCGGCCGAGTTCGAAGAACTGCGTCTCGAGTTCCTCGCGCGGTATCAGGAGAACTGCGCGGTGCACAGTCATCTTTACGATGGCATGGCCGAACTGCTCGACGAGATCGAACGGGCGAACCTGATCTGGGGCGTAGTGACCAACAAACCGCTGCGCTTCGCCGAGCCGATCATGCATCAACTGGGCCTGGCTTCCCGCTCCGCCGTGCTGATCTGCCCTGATCATGTCACCAAGAGCAAGCCTGATCCCGAACCCATGCTCTTGGCCTGCAGCCAACTCGACCTGGATCCATCCACGGTCCTGTTCGTCGGCGACGACCTGCGAGACATCGAATCAGGTCGCGCGGCAGGCAGTCGAACAGCCGCAGTGCGGTATGGCTACATTCACCCCGAAGACAACCCGGGAAGCTGGGGCGCTGATGTGGTGGTAGACCACCCGCTGGAGCTCCGGCAAGTCCTGGATAGGGCACTGTGCAGTTGCTGA
- a CDS encoding glutathione S-transferase family protein: protein MLKVYGDYRSGNCYKVKLMLHLLEQPYEWISINILRGESRSEEFLKKNPNGKIPVLELEDGACLWESNAILNYLADGSEFLPADPRLRTQVLQWQFFEQYSHEPFLAVARYIKVYLGMPEDRREEYEAKQLDGYHALNVMEQQLLRTPYLVGEHYSIADVALYAYTHVAEEGGFRLDDYPAIRRWLERVASHPRHVGMYD, encoded by the coding sequence ATGTTGAAAGTCTATGGTGATTACCGGTCGGGTAATTGCTACAAGGTCAAGCTGATGCTGCACCTGCTGGAGCAGCCTTACGAATGGATTTCGATCAATATCCTTCGCGGTGAGTCCCGCTCCGAGGAGTTTCTCAAGAAGAATCCGAACGGCAAGATTCCGGTTCTGGAGTTGGAGGATGGCGCCTGCCTGTGGGAGTCCAACGCCATCCTCAACTATCTGGCCGACGGCAGCGAGTTTCTTCCGGCGGACCCGCGGCTGCGCACCCAGGTGCTGCAGTGGCAGTTCTTCGAGCAGTACAGCCATGAGCCGTTTCTGGCTGTCGCCCGCTATATCAAGGTGTATCTCGGCATGCCGGAGGATCGCCGTGAGGAGTACGAGGCCAAGCAGCTCGATGGCTACCATGCGTTGAACGTTATGGAGCAGCAGTTGCTACGCACGCCCTACCTGGTGGGTGAGCATTACTCGATTGCCGACGTTGCGCTGTACGCCTACACGCATGTGGCTGAAGAGGGAGGGTTCAGGCTCGATGACTATCCCGCAATTCGCCGATGGCTGGAGCGTGTCGCCAGTCATCCGCGGCATGTAGGTATGTACGATTGA